In a genomic window of Streptomyces sp. NBC_01231:
- a CDS encoding response regulator — protein MSGTSGTIDVLVVDDDFMVARVHRTFVERVERFRVVGVAHTGEQATRAIEELRPDLVLLDLYLPDVFGLDLIPRLRAAGHDCDVMVISAAREADTVRGAVRNGVVDYLLKPFEFEDLRARLERYAQQRGRLLAAVVRGQADVDRVLAGAIGPASTVGALPKGMSVETAELVERALRGTEGTLSAAECATSVGVSRVSARRYLEYFHTIGSAEVSLRYGVTGRPERRYRFRGQPVRLRPAQP, from the coding sequence ATGTCCGGCACGTCCGGCACGATCGACGTGCTCGTGGTCGACGACGACTTCATGGTGGCCAGGGTCCACCGCACCTTCGTGGAACGCGTCGAGCGGTTCCGGGTCGTGGGCGTCGCCCACACCGGCGAACAGGCCACCCGGGCCATTGAAGAACTGCGCCCCGACCTCGTCCTGCTCGACCTCTACCTGCCGGACGTCTTCGGCCTGGACCTGATTCCCCGGCTGCGCGCCGCCGGGCACGACTGCGATGTCATGGTCATCAGCGCCGCGCGGGAAGCCGACACGGTCCGCGGCGCCGTCCGCAACGGCGTCGTGGACTACCTCCTCAAGCCGTTCGAGTTCGAGGACCTGCGTGCCCGGCTGGAGCGCTACGCCCAGCAGCGCGGCCGTCTGCTCGCCGCCGTCGTGCGCGGCCAGGCCGACGTGGACCGGGTGCTGGCCGGGGCGATCGGGCCGGCATCCACCGTGGGCGCGCTGCCCAAGGGCATGAGTGTGGAGACCGCCGAGCTGGTCGAACGCGCGCTGCGCGGCACGGAGGGCACCCTGTCCGCCGCCGAGTGCGCGACCTCGGTCGGTGTCTCCCGCGTCAGTGCCCGCCGCTACCTGGAGTACTTCCACACCATCGGCAGCGCCGAGGTGTCCCTGCGCTACGGGGTCACGGGCAGGCCGGAACGCCGCTACCGGTTCCGCGGACAGCCCGTGCGCCTGCGCCCGGCCCAGCCGTGA
- a CDS encoding GDSL-type esterase/lipase family protein yields MQTSPHDAPLRRARRVIPAVLTAVLVACLLSWAGGSPAQAALGDGSVSDPNIAYVGRWDTGSDTAAVPGWTGAYLQTGFTGTTVKVKARDAVNFYAAIDGGPDTFYAGVRGTVNLTPRPLSGGTHTLRISYRSGDTVFQGLVLDPGARTTPANTPSGLVEFVGDSITAGALTDRLALDSYAWKTGERLGLRHTQIARSGYCLVAQSGCTGLSTQFFRTASTGTQGWDFSRYQANAVVINLGTNDIGHGVSGAAFQSAYTTFLRDLRTTYPNAHLFAVQTLKKRYVTETRAAVSARTGAGDSKVSYVDTTGWLTDGTDYEDGNGHPNEAGHTKFASRLAPVIGARLTGTAAGSVAAAAPGQPGDPNIKFVGRWDTRSSGTAYTPYWAGAYYRVGFTGRTVKLKQRNTVDLWARIDDGPLTFYDDVKGTVNLTPSALPAGRHTLQVNYQVVAGSYHGDAVFQGLVLDSGATTFAPTGPTQLVEFIGDSITVGTTTSLNARTAYGWLIGERLGTEHTQIAQGGACLVATADGCVGLEQQFGRLNPNAATPDWDFSRYRATAVVINLGTNDVGHGVSSTQFQSAYTSLLRKVRAAYPQAWIFALETFRGRYVPQTEAAVKSAVAGGDSRVSFVDTTGWLGSGDLSDSVHPNDQGHRVIADRLAPIIAARIGN; encoded by the coding sequence ATGCAGACCAGCCCCCACGACGCCCCCTTACGCCGCGCCAGACGCGTGATACCGGCCGTCCTGACCGCCGTACTCGTCGCCTGTCTGCTGTCCTGGGCGGGTGGTTCTCCGGCCCAGGCCGCTCTCGGCGACGGCTCGGTCTCCGACCCCAACATCGCCTATGTCGGTCGCTGGGACACCGGCTCGGACACGGCCGCCGTACCCGGCTGGACCGGCGCGTATCTGCAGACCGGTTTCACCGGCACCACGGTGAAGGTCAAGGCCCGGGACGCCGTCAACTTCTACGCCGCCATCGACGGTGGACCCGACACCTTCTACGCGGGCGTGCGGGGAACGGTGAACCTCACGCCCCGCCCGCTGTCCGGCGGCACCCACACCCTTCGTATCTCCTACCGCTCGGGCGACACGGTCTTCCAGGGACTGGTGCTGGACCCCGGGGCCCGCACGACGCCCGCGAACACACCGTCCGGGCTGGTCGAGTTCGTCGGCGACTCCATCACCGCGGGTGCCCTCACCGACCGGCTGGCGCTCGACTCGTACGCCTGGAAGACCGGCGAACGCCTGGGGCTCAGGCACACCCAGATCGCCCGCTCCGGCTACTGTCTGGTCGCCCAGTCCGGCTGTACGGGCCTGAGCACCCAGTTCTTCAGGACCGCCAGCACGGGCACCCAGGGCTGGGACTTCTCCCGCTACCAGGCGAACGCGGTCGTCATCAACCTCGGCACCAACGACATCGGCCACGGCGTGTCCGGGGCCGCCTTCCAGTCGGCGTACACCACGTTCCTGCGTGATCTGCGCACCACCTACCCGAACGCCCACCTCTTCGCGGTGCAGACCCTCAAGAAGCGCTACGTCACCGAGACCAGGGCCGCCGTCAGCGCCCGCACCGGCGCCGGTGACAGCAAGGTGTCCTACGTCGACACCACGGGCTGGCTCACCGACGGCACCGACTACGAGGACGGCAACGGCCATCCCAACGAGGCCGGCCACACCAAGTTCGCGAGCCGGCTCGCCCCGGTGATCGGCGCCAGGCTCACCGGCACCGCCGCCGGATCCGTCGCGGCGGCCGCTCCGGGACAGCCCGGTGACCCGAACATCAAGTTCGTCGGCCGCTGGGACACCAGGAGTTCCGGCACGGCGTACACCCCGTACTGGGCCGGTGCGTACTACCGCGTCGGTTTCACCGGCCGGACCGTGAAGCTCAAGCAACGGAACACGGTCGACCTCTGGGCGCGGATCGACGACGGGCCCCTGACCTTCTACGACGACGTCAAGGGCACGGTGAACCTGACACCGTCGGCGCTGCCCGCCGGCCGGCACACCCTCCAGGTCAACTACCAGGTGGTCGCGGGCTCCTACCATGGAGACGCGGTGTTCCAAGGCCTGGTCCTCGACAGCGGCGCCACGACGTTCGCACCGACCGGCCCGACCCAACTGGTCGAGTTCATCGGCGACTCGATCACTGTAGGGACGACGACCTCACTCAACGCCCGTACCGCGTACGGCTGGTTGATCGGAGAACGGCTCGGAACCGAACACACCCAGATCGCCCAGGGCGGCGCCTGTCTGGTCGCCACAGCCGACGGATGCGTGGGGCTGGAGCAGCAGTTCGGCCGACTCAACCCGAACGCGGCCACGCCCGACTGGGACTTCTCCCGGTATCGGGCCACCGCGGTCGTCATCAACCTCGGCACCAACGACGTGGGCCACGGCGTGAGTTCCACCCAGTTCCAGTCGGCGTACACCAGTCTGCTGCGCAAGGTGCGTGCCGCGTATCCGCAGGCCTGGATCTTCGCGCTGGAGACCTTCCGTGGACGCTACGTCCCGCAGACGGAGGCGGCCGTGAAGTCCGCCGTCGCCGGCGGGGACTCCCGGGTCTCCTTCGTCGACACCACCGGTTGGCTGGGCTCCGGCGATCTCTCGGACTCGGTCCACCCCAACGACCAGGGCCACCGGGTCATCGCCGACCGGCTCGCGCCGATCATCGCGGCCAGGATCGGCAACTGA
- a CDS encoding SpoIIE family protein phosphatase: protein MTSAGDPATGSGELDAEFAETVRRTGASVGALYLLASDEQSLRLDALCGAPAEFAAPWSTVPMAAPAPVAVAVRENRLVWVGSQEEMARSYPRTAMVLPYPLALVAAPVSGTRQWGALLLMWPAARPPYMTGRERGHIASSCGRLARLLEEAAEHGRSPAGGDGPRVVPTGSGRRSVSLATAAADFVERLPGGSCAVDLEGRFTYLSSGACDLLGAEADRLLGTLPWQSLRWLDEPTYEDRYRAAVISREPVSFTACRPPDRWLEFHLYPDASGISVRIVPSGARPPPAPASHRSTQAVAPARAGQLYQLTHLAAALTEVVGVQDVIALVADQIMPAFGAQGLVLSTADAGRLRITGYRGYTPHTIERLDGLALDTDFTPAGRALSSGIPAFFADPEEMCRVYPEASQASDKQAWAFLPLIISGRPVGCCVLSYDDPHTFPAEERAVLTSLAGLIAQALDRARLYDTKHELAHDLQQALLPRTLPQVTGLRVAVRYLPATRGMDIGGDFYDLIRLDDTAAAAVIGDVQGHNAAAAALMGQVRTGVHAHATLGTAPDQVLCGTNRLLTDLGHDLFTSCLYAHLDFARRRVTLASAGHPPPLLRRPDGDTRPVDVPPGPLLGIDPDAVFPLTEIPLTPGLMLAFYTDGLVETPGVDLDDSIAHLADHLAHADDRDLDLLVDDLLKKASANDQRRDDIALLLLHHEPGR, encoded by the coding sequence GTGACCAGCGCGGGTGATCCGGCCACCGGCAGCGGTGAGCTGGATGCCGAATTCGCGGAGACGGTGCGCCGGACCGGCGCGTCCGTCGGCGCTCTCTACCTGCTCGCCTCGGACGAGCAGTCGTTGCGTCTGGACGCGCTGTGCGGGGCGCCGGCCGAGTTCGCGGCACCGTGGTCGACCGTACCGATGGCCGCTCCGGCACCGGTGGCCGTCGCGGTCCGCGAAAACCGTCTGGTCTGGGTGGGCAGCCAGGAGGAGATGGCCCGCTCCTATCCGCGCACCGCGATGGTGCTGCCCTACCCGTTGGCGTTGGTCGCCGCGCCGGTCAGCGGCACCCGGCAGTGGGGTGCGCTGCTGCTGATGTGGCCGGCCGCCCGCCCCCCGTACATGACCGGACGGGAGCGGGGACACATCGCGTCCAGTTGCGGGCGTCTGGCCCGGCTGCTGGAGGAAGCCGCCGAGCACGGCAGGTCACCGGCCGGCGGCGACGGGCCGCGCGTCGTCCCCACCGGATCCGGCCGCCGGTCCGTGAGCCTCGCGACGGCCGCCGCCGACTTCGTGGAGCGCCTGCCCGGCGGAAGCTGCGCCGTGGACCTGGAGGGGCGCTTCACCTACCTCAGCTCCGGTGCCTGCGACCTCCTGGGCGCCGAAGCCGACCGGCTGCTGGGCACCCTCCCCTGGCAGTCCCTGCGCTGGCTCGACGAACCCACCTACGAGGACCGCTACCGTGCCGCGGTGATCAGCCGTGAGCCCGTCTCGTTCACCGCATGCCGCCCGCCGGACCGGTGGCTGGAGTTCCACCTCTACCCGGACGCCAGCGGCATCAGCGTCCGTATCGTGCCCAGCGGTGCGCGACCCCCGCCCGCACCGGCGTCCCACCGGTCCACGCAGGCCGTCGCACCGGCCCGCGCGGGACAGCTCTACCAGCTCACCCACCTGGCCGCCGCACTGACCGAGGTCGTCGGCGTCCAGGACGTCATCGCCCTGGTCGCCGACCAGATCATGCCCGCCTTCGGCGCCCAGGGCCTGGTCCTGTCCACCGCCGACGCCGGCCGGCTGCGGATCACCGGCTACCGCGGCTACACGCCGCACACCATCGAGCGTCTCGACGGCCTGGCCCTCGACACCGACTTCACACCGGCCGGTCGCGCCCTGAGCAGCGGCATCCCCGCGTTCTTCGCCGACCCGGAGGAGATGTGCCGTGTCTATCCCGAGGCGTCGCAGGCCAGCGACAAGCAGGCCTGGGCCTTCCTGCCGCTGATCATCTCCGGCCGGCCCGTGGGCTGCTGCGTCCTGTCCTACGACGACCCCCACACGTTCCCGGCCGAGGAACGCGCCGTCCTGACGTCGCTCGCCGGGCTCATCGCCCAGGCCCTCGACCGCGCCCGTCTGTACGACACCAAACACGAGCTCGCCCACGACCTCCAACAGGCACTGCTTCCGCGCACCCTTCCCCAGGTCACCGGGTTGCGAGTCGCTGTCCGCTATCTGCCGGCGACGCGGGGCATGGACATCGGCGGGGACTTCTACGACCTGATCCGGCTCGACGACACCGCCGCCGCGGCCGTCATCGGCGACGTGCAGGGCCACAACGCCGCGGCGGCCGCGCTGATGGGTCAGGTCCGTACCGGTGTCCACGCCCACGCGACCCTCGGCACCGCTCCCGACCAGGTCCTCTGCGGAACCAACCGGCTCCTGACCGATCTCGGCCACGACCTGTTCACCAGCTGCCTCTACGCCCACCTCGACTTCGCCCGCCGACGCGTGACCCTGGCCAGCGCCGGCCACCCGCCGCCCCTCCTGCGCCGCCCCGACGGCGACACCCGGCCCGTCGACGTCCCGCCCGGCCCGCTCCTGGGAATCGACCCCGACGCGGTCTTCCCCCTGACCGAGATCCCGCTCACCCCGGGGCTGATGCTCGCCTTCTACACCGACGGCCTCGTCGAGACACCGGGCGTCGACCTCGACGACTCCATCGCCCACCTTGCAGACCATCTCGCCCACGCCGACGACCGGGACCTGGATCTCCTCGTCGACGACCTGCTGAAAAAGGCCAGCGCGAACGACCAGCGCAGGGACGACATCGCCCTCCTCCTGCTGCACCACGAGCCAGGCCGCTGA
- a CDS encoding GNAT family N-acetyltransferase: MRTMSRLDITVHRTGELDASLRGAWHRAMDESPEYANPFLSPEFAIGVGRHRGGARVAVLREGGEPVGFLPFERNALGVGRAIGLGLSDCQALVHRPGVTWDSDELLRACGLSIFEFDHLVEEQKPFGRHVTGTFASPVIDLKPGGGDYPAWLRGTYPGLAKTTLKKERRLGRDVGEMRFVYDERDPQALRTLMQWKSAQYRRTGRMDRFARPWIVDLTNHLFHVREEHFTGVLSVLYAGDRPVAAHFGPTSSTVFAAWFTAYDPDLRYYSPGLIMHLRLAEGAARHGVRLMDMGRGEKEYKDWLKTRDLRVGEGFASRRHPVAAAHRLWRRPVRGLRNTVLAHPTLRDPADRLLRTVGTLRSSSRTDSERT, translated from the coding sequence ATGCGGACCATGAGCAGACTGGACATCACCGTCCACAGAACCGGTGAACTGGACGCCTCGCTGCGGGGTGCCTGGCACCGGGCGATGGACGAATCACCGGAGTACGCCAACCCGTTCCTCTCGCCGGAGTTCGCGATCGGGGTCGGCCGACATCGGGGCGGGGCCCGGGTGGCGGTCCTGCGCGAGGGCGGCGAGCCCGTGGGCTTCCTGCCGTTCGAGCGCAACGCCCTGGGGGTGGGCAGGGCCATCGGGCTGGGCCTCTCCGACTGCCAGGCACTGGTGCACCGGCCGGGGGTCACCTGGGACTCCGACGAACTCCTGCGCGCCTGTGGGCTGTCCATCTTCGAGTTCGACCATCTCGTCGAGGAGCAGAAACCGTTCGGCCGACATGTCACGGGGACGTTCGCCTCACCCGTGATCGACCTGAAGCCCGGTGGCGGCGATTACCCGGCGTGGCTGCGGGGCACCTACCCCGGGCTGGCCAAGACGACGTTGAAGAAGGAGCGCCGACTGGGCCGTGACGTGGGCGAGATGCGGTTCGTGTACGACGAACGCGACCCGCAGGCCCTGCGGACGCTGATGCAGTGGAAGTCCGCCCAGTACCGCAGGACGGGACGGATGGACCGCTTCGCACGGCCGTGGATCGTCGATCTGACGAACCATCTGTTCCATGTCCGCGAGGAGCACTTCACCGGCGTGCTGTCGGTCCTGTACGCCGGTGACCGGCCGGTGGCCGCCCACTTCGGGCCGACGTCGAGCACGGTGTTCGCGGCCTGGTTCACCGCGTACGACCCCGATCTCCGCTACTACTCGCCCGGCCTGATCATGCACCTGAGGCTGGCCGAGGGGGCGGCCCGGCACGGTGTGCGGCTCATGGACATGGGGCGCGGCGAGAAGGAGTACAAGGACTGGCTCAAGACCCGCGATCTGCGGGTGGGCGAGGGTTTCGCGAGCCGGCGCCACCCGGTGGCGGCGGCCCACCGGCTGTGGCGCAGGCCCGTTCGGGGCCTGCGGAACACGGTCCTGGCCCATCCCACGCTGCGCGATCCGGCCGACCGGCTGCTGCGAACGGTCGGTACGTTGCGTTCGTCGAGCCGGACGGACTCCGAGCGGACATGA
- a CDS encoding acyltransferase family protein — protein MSHRDTTTVTQAGTVPPGSPLSQHRSTASARVEAGPVKQRDAFFDNAKYLTIVLVAAGHAWEPLRDGSRAAGALYMLVYAFHMPAFVIISGYFSRSFDASPERIKRLVTQLVVPYVVFETAYTLYTRWTDQSPDRPISLLDPLYLTWFLAALFIWRLTTPLWRTVRWPLPLALLVAALATLAPIGDDLALQRTLQFLPYFVLGLCLKPEHFRMVRRRRVRLLAIPVFAGGLAMAYWAVPRMTAGWFFHDDSAVELGAPGWYGPVMALALFGCSLLLVACFLAWIPGRRTWFTALGAGTLYGYLLHGFVAQGAKFWGWYGPAWVHQPLGEIIVTAVAVTVVTVLCTPPVRRVFRFVVEPGTEWAFRRTTATQPSGVRGEPRSAGGR, from the coding sequence ATGTCTCACCGTGACACCACGACCGTCACTCAGGCCGGCACCGTCCCTCCGGGAAGTCCGCTGTCGCAGCACAGGTCGACGGCTTCCGCCCGGGTCGAGGCCGGGCCGGTCAAGCAGCGCGACGCGTTCTTCGACAACGCCAAGTACCTGACCATCGTGCTGGTCGCGGCCGGTCACGCGTGGGAACCGCTGAGGGACGGCAGCAGAGCCGCCGGCGCCCTCTACATGCTCGTGTACGCCTTCCACATGCCGGCGTTCGTCATCATCTCCGGCTACTTCTCCCGGAGTTTCGACGCGAGTCCGGAGCGGATCAAGCGGCTGGTGACCCAACTGGTCGTGCCGTACGTCGTCTTCGAGACCGCGTACACCCTCTACACCCGGTGGACCGACCAGTCGCCCGACCGCCCGATCAGCCTGCTGGACCCGCTGTATCTGACCTGGTTCCTGGCGGCGCTGTTCATCTGGCGCCTGACCACTCCCCTGTGGCGGACCGTGCGGTGGCCGCTCCCCCTCGCCCTCCTCGTCGCCGCGCTGGCCACCCTGGCACCCATCGGCGACGACCTCGCCCTGCAGCGCACGCTGCAGTTCCTGCCGTACTTCGTGCTGGGCCTGTGTCTGAAGCCGGAGCACTTCCGGATGGTCCGCCGCCGACGGGTACGCCTGCTCGCGATCCCGGTGTTCGCGGGCGGGCTCGCCATGGCGTACTGGGCAGTGCCGCGGATGACCGCCGGCTGGTTCTTCCACGACGACAGCGCCGTGGAACTGGGCGCTCCCGGCTGGTACGGCCCGGTGATGGCCCTGGCACTCTTCGGATGCTCCCTTCTCCTGGTCGCCTGCTTCCTCGCCTGGATACCCGGTCGGCGCACCTGGTTCACCGCCCTGGGCGCGGGCACCCTCTACGGCTATCTGCTGCACGGCTTCGTCGCCCAGGGCGCCAAGTTCTGGGGCTGGTACGGGCCCGCCTGGGTCCACCAGCCGCTCGGCGAGATCATCGTCACGGCGGTGGCCGTCACCGTGGTGACCGTGCTGTGCACCCCGCCCGTCCGGCGGGTCTTCCGGTTCGTGGTGGAGCCGGGGACGGAGTGGGCGTTCCGGCGGACCACGGCCACGCAACCGAGCGGGGTCCGCGGCGAACCGCGCAGCGCCGGCGGTCGGTGA